GGCCAGCCGAAAATGGAAAAAGGCCACAGTGCCGCAGAGAACCAGGTGTCCAGCACATCCGGATCCTGCAGCAGGTCCGTTCCACCGCAATCAGGGCAGGCGGCGGGTTTCTCGAAGGAAATTACAGGTTTGGCTCCCTGGCTGAAAGAGACCCGCGAAAGGTCCCCGCTCTCCGAGAATTTAAGGCCCGGCCCCGAGCATTTGCGGCAGTACCAGGCGGGAATGCGGTGACCCCACCAGATCTGGCGGGAAATGCACCAGTCCTGTATGTTGCCCAGCCACTCCGTAAAAGGCTTTTTCCAGGAAGGGGGATAGAATTTGACGTCCCCGTTATCGGCGGCGGCTATTGCGGGTGCCGCCAGGCCTTTCATTGTTACGAACCATTGCTCGGAAACCAGCGGTTCTATGTGCTGATTGCAGCGGGAACATTTGCTTACTGAATGTTTATAATGTTCCTCTTTTTCAAGCAGGCCGGCTGCGGCCAGGTCTTCAACTATCAGCTTGCGGGCCGCCTGTACGCTCAAGTTCGAGTATTTGGCCGGACAATTAGTCATGTGGCCTTCATAGGAAATTACGCGTATAACTTCCAGACTGTGGCGCTGGCCGATCTCAAAATCAAGCGGGTCGTGGGCGGGGGTCACTTTAACCGCGCCCGTGCCGAAGCCTTTTTCCACTCCCTCGTCGGTCACCAACGGTATAAGGCGGTCAGTCAGCGGCAGCCGCAGCTTTTTGCCGGCCATACCTTTATATCTTTCATCTTCCGGATGCACGGCAACCGCGGTGTCGCCTAGCATGGTTTCAGGCCGGGTGGTGGCCACGGTAACAAAGCCGGAGCTGTCTTCAAAAGCGTAGCGTATGTGCCATAACTTTGATTTTTCGTCCTCGTGTTCAACTTCAATGTCCGAGAGTGCGGTTCCGCAGCGCGTGCACCAGTTTATCATGCGCTCGCCGCGGTAAATAAGTCCTTTCTTCCAAAGCGACCGGAAAGTTTCGTACACGGAAGCGGCCCGTTTCTCGTCCATGGTGAAGCGCACATTGCCGGGGTTGAGATCGAGGGCGCAGCCCAGCTTGCGAAGCTGGCTTAATATGAGGGTACCGCATTCTCCGTACCAGGCCCAGGTGCGCTTTAAAAATTCTTCGCGGCCCAGATCGTGGCGGCTTTTCCCCTCGGCTTTAAGCATTTTTTCCATTACGTTCTGGGTGGCAATGCCGCCGTGGTCGGTGCCAGGCACCCAGCAGGCTTCCCGGCCGAGCATCCGCTGATAGCGCACCAGCACATCCTGCAGAGTGTAGGTAAGGGCGTGTCCCATGTGCAGGGCGCCGGTTATGTTCGGAGGGGGGATCACCACAACGAAAGGCTTGCGGTCAGGACTCGGGCTTGAAATAAAAAGCCTGTCTTTTTGCCAGGCGTCGGCCCACTTGGCTTCTACCGGCTTGGGATCATAAGTCTTGCTTAACATGGTGTCCTTCTACTGAGTTGCGTCTAAGAGTCTTGGGGTCTTAGGGTCTTGGAGTCGAAGAGTCTTAGAGTCAAACCTCGACTCTCAGACGCTCAGACACTTAGACTCTCAGACTCCCAGACGGCTGTTCCCCTTATACAAACTCTCTGAAAACGGCGTTTGAAAGGTACAGCTTACCGCTTTTTATCTTTATCACCCGGCCTTTTTTCTCTATCAGGCCAAGGCGCAGCAGGCGGTCTATCTCACTGCTGAATTCTATAATTATATCATCTTCGAGTTCAATTCCCGCTGTTTTGCGAAGCCCCAGCATTATGCGCTCCGCCTTTTTGGCGCGGCCGGCAAGGGTTTCGCTGTATTCGGCCCGGGAGCGTCCATCCGCCAGCGCGGAACTTATGTAGATTTCCAGGTCCGCGGTATTTGTCCGGCGTTCCCCGGCCAGATAGGAGGCTGCGGCGGCGCCCAGCCCCAGGTAGCTTCCCTGTTCCCAATAATTCAGGTTATGCAGGGACTGGCGGCCTTCGCGCGCGAAATTTGAAATTTCATAACGCTTCAGACCCGCTTTCTCAAGCGTTTTCGCGGCCGTTTCATACATATCCGCGGCCGCATCGGGGGTTTCTTTCACTCCTTCGCGGTGGAAGGGCGTGCCCTCGTGTACTTCAAGCGCATAGAGCGAAATATGTTCCGGCTCCATTGCCAGCAGCCAGGCCAGCGACTCCATAAAATCCGTAACGCTCTGGTCCGGCAGGCCGCACATAAGGTCGGCATTTATATTGTCAAAGCCCGCCACGCGCAGCGTTTTGTACGCCCGTGTGAAATCTTCCGCCATAGCCACGCGCTTCAGGCGGCCCAACAGGCGGTTTTGGGAGGCCTGCAGGCCGAGACTGATGCGGTTTATCCCCGCGGTTTTAAGCAAGGCGGCTTTTTCCGCGTTAAGGCTTTCAGGGTTGGCCTCAAAAGTGGCTTCCCGCAATTTTGATACCGGCCCGGTAAGGACCGATGTGAGAATAAAGAGTTTTTCCAGCTGAGGAGGGGAGAGCAGGCTGGGTGTGCCGCCGCCGATGTAGAGCGTATCGAACCTGTAGGCCGGACCTGTGAGCGCGCAGGCTTCTTTTGCCAGCGCTTCCAGATATGCGTCAATCCGGTTTTCTTTGCCGGCGTAAGAGATAAAATCGCAATAGCCGCATTTTTTCCGGCAGAAAGGGATGTGAATGTATAATCCGGGCATAGTTAAGGGAATAAAAAAAGTAACCGGTAACCAGTAATCAGTAACCGGTAAACATGTTACCGAATTTCCGAGTACTGATTACCGGTCACCGATAACCGGCTCATGCTTTACGCTTGCGGCGGTTTATTCTTGTTTACAAACATCTCTATAAGGTCTATCGGCATGGGGAAAATGATAGTTGAGGTCTTTTCCGTGGATATCTCGGTCAGCGTCTGCAAATAGCGCAGCTGTATGGCCGCGGGCGAAGTGCTCATGATCTTTGCGGCATCGGCCAGTTTCTGGGAGGCCTGGAATTCTCCTTCCGCGTGAATTATTTTGGCGCGGCGTTCGCGTTCGGCCTCGGCCTGACGGGCTATGGCGCGCTGCATATCCTGCGGCAGGTCCACATTCTTTACCTCAACGCTGGAAATTTTTATGCCCCAGGGCTCGGTGTGGAGGTCCAGTATCTGCTGGAGATTCTGATTTATTTTGTCGCGCTGGGCTAACAGGTCGTCAAGTTCCTGCTGGCCCAAAACACTGCGCAGCGTGGTCTGCGCCAGCTGGCTTGTGGCATACGTGAAGTTGTCGACATTCAGGATGGCGGACTGCGGGTTGACCACCCTGAAATATATTACTGCGTTAACCTTTACAGAGATATTGTCGCGGGTTATC
The sequence above is a segment of the Elusimicrobiota bacterium genome. Coding sequences within it:
- a CDS encoding valine--tRNA ligase, which produces MLSKTYDPKPVEAKWADAWQKDRLFISSPSPDRKPFVVVIPPPNITGALHMGHALTYTLQDVLVRYQRMLGREACWVPGTDHGGIATQNVMEKMLKAEGKSRHDLGREEFLKRTWAWYGECGTLILSQLRKLGCALDLNPGNVRFTMDEKRAASVYETFRSLWKKGLIYRGERMINWCTRCGTALSDIEVEHEDEKSKLWHIRYAFEDSSGFVTVATTRPETMLGDTAVAVHPEDERYKGMAGKKLRLPLTDRLIPLVTDEGVEKGFGTGAVKVTPAHDPLDFEIGQRHSLEVIRVISYEGHMTNCPAKYSNLSVQAARKLIVEDLAAAGLLEKEEHYKHSVSKCSRCNQHIEPLVSEQWFVTMKGLAAPAIAAADNGDVKFYPPSWKKPFTEWLGNIQDWCISRQIWWGHRIPAWYCRKCSGPGLKFSESGDLSRVSFSQGAKPVISFEKPAACPDCGGTDLLQDPDVLDTWFSAALWPFSIFGWPEKTKELAYYYPASVLVTGYEILYLWVARMVMSGIEHMGRPPFSQVYLHGIVRDKHGKKMSKSLGNVIDPLVMIEKYGTDAIRFSLMAQTLGGKDIPFSDDAIIGGRNFVNKLYNAARFIQMYLPETPAPASSARPDELADRWIMERYAEALERSKAAMAEYDLPKAQDALYSFVWDDLCDWYLELAKPRLAGPDKEKVLGFMLELFTGALKALHPFMPFITEELYSSLKPYLKTSEVRSQKSEGIENGKGKQDNAGYLLQESWPETPKTATGASALMKELMDVTTQIRTARAQFEIPPGKTIKILAASSDAAALERLKAGAGYVKLLAKVEDFTLGEGLAKPPRSVSAISGPFNIYMPIDGAVDLEKEKGRLAKELERIRLENAQCLVRLNDPLFAAHAPAAEVEKIKARSSDTAGKISRLTAILEEISD
- the hemW gene encoding radical SAM family heme chaperone HemW, translating into MPGLYIHIPFCRKKCGYCDFISYAGKENRIDAYLEALAKEACALTGPAYRFDTLYIGGGTPSLLSPPQLEKLFILTSVLTGPVSKLREATFEANPESLNAEKAALLKTAGINRISLGLQASQNRLLGRLKRVAMAEDFTRAYKTLRVAGFDNINADLMCGLPDQSVTDFMESLAWLLAMEPEHISLYALEVHEGTPFHREGVKETPDAAADMYETAAKTLEKAGLKRYEISNFAREGRQSLHNLNYWEQGSYLGLGAAAASYLAGERRTNTADLEIYISSALADGRSRAEYSETLAGRAKKAERIMLGLRKTAGIELEDDIIIEFSSEIDRLLRLGLIEKKGRVIKIKSGKLYLSNAVFREFV
- a CDS encoding slipin family protein — its product is MFNAGLMPVIIIVVVLLFTSIKILNEYERGVVLTLGRFTGVKGPGLIILIPGIQQMFRISTRVMVMDVPPQDVITRDNISVKVNAVIYFRVVNPQSAILNVDNFTYATSQLAQTTLRSVLGQQELDDLLAQRDKINQNLQQILDLHTEPWGIKISSVEVKNVDLPQDMQRAIARQAEAERERRAKIIHAEGEFQASQKLADAAKIMSTSPAAIQLRYLQTLTEISTEKTSTIIFPMPIDLIEMFVNKNKPPQA